In Nostocoides sp. HKS02, the DNA window GCCACCGTGACGACGCCCCACGCGGCTCACGCGACGGCTCCCGTCCCGGCGGGCCCGGCGCCCAGCCCGGCAGGACTGGCGCCCAGCCCGGCCCCGAGCGCGCGGTCCACCCTGCGGTTCGTCCTGGTCCTCGGCGCGCTGATGGCCATCGGGCCGCTCACCATCGACACCTACCTGCCCGCCCTGCCGTCGATCACCCACGACCTCGCTGCCTCGGAGTCGGCGGTCCAGGCCACCCTGACCGGGATCCTGCTCGGCATGGGCCTCGGGCAGCTGCTCATCGGGCCGCTGTCCGACGCCATCGGCCGGCGCAAGCCGCTGATCGCCGGGGTGGCGCTGCACATCCTCGCGTCGGTGCTCTGCGCCCTCGCGCCGACGGTGGAGCTGCTGACCGTCGGACGCGTGCTCCAGGGCCTGGGCAACGCCGCGGTGGCGGTCGTGGCGATGGCCACGGTCCGCGACGTCTTCGTGGGCTCGGCCGCGGCGACCCTGCTGTCGCGCCTCATGCTCGTCTCCGGCGTGGCGCCGATCCTCGCGCCGACGCTCGGGGGAGCCATCCTGCGGTTCACGACGTGGCGCGGCGTCTTCGTCGTGCTGGCGGTGGCCGGGGTGCTGCTCGTGACGCTGGCGTCGACCGCGCTGCGCGAGACGCTGCCGGTGGAGCGACGTCGCCCGGCCGATGTCCGCGACGTCCTCGGCACCTACCGCGGCCTGCTTCGCGACCGCACCTTCGTCGGGCTGGTGCTCGTGGCGGGGCTCGGCTTCGCCACGCTCTTCTCCTACATCGGCGGCTCGTCGTTCGTCCTGCAGGACGTCTACGGCCTGAGCGCCCAGCAGTTCGCCCTCGTGTTCGGAGCCAACTCCCTCGGCCTCATCGTGGCTTCGCAGGTCAACCCGCTGCTGGTGCGGCGGTACGGCCCGCGCATCGTGCTGCGGGCCGCCGTAAGCGTGTCCGCCGTGGCCGCGCTGACGCTGCTCGCCGCTGCCGTCACCGGGATCGGTGGGCTCGCCACGATCCTTGCGCCGCTCTGGGTGGTGCTGGCCTGCGCCGGCCTGACCTTCCCGAACACCCCCGCGCTCGCGCTCACCCGGCACGGTGAGGCGGCCGGCACGGCAGCCGCGCTGCTCGGCGCCTCGCAGTTCGCGATCGGTGGGGCAGCGGCGCCGCTGATCGGTGCGATGGGCTCCGGCTCCGCGGTCCCGATGGCGGTCGTCATGGCCAGCTGCGCCACCCTCGCCGCGGTTGTCGCGGCCAGGACCCTTCGGGTCAGCGTCATCACCGACTGACCGCCCCTAGGGTGGGCGCCATGCGCGCACAGCTCTCGGCGGTCAAGGCGCACCCGAGCGGGGTGCTCCTCGGCGCCCAGCTCCTCGAGGTGCTGGCCTACCCGTTCGCGGGCGACGCGGCGCTCGGGCGGACCCTCATCGGGATCTTCGG includes these proteins:
- a CDS encoding multidrug effflux MFS transporter → MTTTTEPLTDATVTTPHAAHATAPVPAGPAPSPAGLAPSPAPSARSTLRFVLVLGALMAIGPLTIDTYLPALPSITHDLAASESAVQATLTGILLGMGLGQLLIGPLSDAIGRRKPLIAGVALHILASVLCALAPTVELLTVGRVLQGLGNAAVAVVAMATVRDVFVGSAAATLLSRLMLVSGVAPILAPTLGGAILRFTTWRGVFVVLAVAGVLLVTLASTALRETLPVERRRPADVRDVLGTYRGLLRDRTFVGLVLVAGLGFATLFSYIGGSSFVLQDVYGLSAQQFALVFGANSLGLIVASQVNPLLVRRYGPRIVLRAAVSVSAVAALTLLAAAVTGIGGLATILAPLWVVLACAGLTFPNTPALALTRHGEAAGTAAALLGASQFAIGGAAAPLIGAMGSGSAVPMAVVMASCATLAAVVAARTLRVSVITD